From a region of the Cololabis saira isolate AMF1-May2022 chromosome 8, fColSai1.1, whole genome shotgun sequence genome:
- the LOC133448215 gene encoding E3 ubiquitin-protein ligase TRIM35-like → MASSSEKDLSCPVCQDIFKDPVVLSCSHSFCRACIQRWWAEKETRPCPSCKRKSSRTDPPRNLALKNLCEAFLKDEERRAAAGPEHMCSLHGEKLKIFCLDHQELVCLVCRDSRTHRNHRFSPIDEAAQDLRQELQRDLTPLRRKLTIFQQVTGDCISTAEHLQVQARDTEKVIRQQFQKLHQFLEEEEKARVEALREEKEQKSRAMKEKVEALTWDMDALSDTIRATETELRAGDVSLLLNHKVATGRVKQGPVLQDPEPVSGALIDVVKHLGNLTFNIWNKMKDLVKYSPVTLDPNTADPELVVSDDLVSVTSGGSEDLPRNPERTRFPGTVRGSEGVKSGTHWWAVGVGRNADWEVGMLEDDCGDTAEPRRWRISLKDGRYKALTGSGSEKHLQVEAPWWIWVHLDFDKGKLLFRDLNTKTVVHIFTHTFTGEMFPYVYTQSSVPLKIMTRKASVTTAFDR, encoded by the coding sequence ATGGCCTCCAGCTCGGAGAAAGACCTCTCGTGTCCCGTTTGCCAGGACATTTTCAAAGACCCGGTCGTCCTGTCGTGCAGCCACAGCTTCTGCCGGGCCTGCATCCAGAGGTGGTGGGCGGAGAAGGAAACACGACCGTGTCCGAGCTGCAAGAGGAAGTCATCGAGGACCGACCCTCCTCGCAACCTGGCGCTGAAGAACCTGTGCGAGGCCTTTCTGAAGGACGAGGAGCGGCGGGCGGCAGCAGGGCCCGAGCACATGTGCAGCCTGCACGGTGAGAAGCTCAAGATCTTCTGTCTGGACCACCAGGAGCTGGTCTGCTTGGTCTGCCGGGACTCCAGGACTCACAGAAACCACCGGTTCAGCCCCATCGACGAGGCGGCCCAGGATCTCCGGCAGGAGCTGCAGAGAGACCTGACACCCCTCCGGAGGAAGCTGACGATCTTCCAGCAGGTGACGGGGGACTGCATCTCCACGGCAGAACACCTCCAAGTCCAGGCCCGGGACACCGAGAAGGTGATCCGCCAGCAGTTTCAGAAGCTTCACCAGTTCctggaagaggaagagaaggcAAGGGTGGAGGCGCTGAGGGAGGAGAAGGAGCAGAAGAGTCGGGCGATGAAGGAGAAGGTGGAGGCTCTGACCTGGGACATGGACGCTCTTTCAGACACGATCAGAgcgacggagacggagctgagaGCCGGAGACGTCTCGCTGCTGCTCAACCACAAGGTGGCGACCGGGAGGGTCAAGCAGGGCCCGGTTCTGCAGGACCCGGAGCCGGTTTCAGGGGCTTTGATAGATGTGGTCAAACATCTGGGAAACCTGACCTTTAACATCTGGAATAAGATGAAGGACTTGGTGAAGTACAGTCCCGTGACCCTGGATCCAAACACCGCCGACCCAGAGCTCGTCGTGTCTGACGACCTGGTGAGCGTCACATCCGGGGGGTCGGAAGATCTGCCGAGAAACCCGGAGAGGACCAGGTTTCCCGGCACCGTCCGGGGCTCCGAGGGGGTGAAGTCAGGGACTCACTGGTGGGCCGTGGGTGTTGGACGCAACGCTGACTGGGAGGTGGGAATGCTGGAAGACGATTGTGGCGACACAGCGGAGCCGCGGCGGTGGAGGATTTCACTCAAGGACGGCAGATACAAGGCCTTGACTGGATCGGGCTCGGAGAAacacctgcaggtggaggcgCCCTGGTGGATCTGGGTTCATCTGGACTTCGACAAGGGGAAGCTGTTGTTCAGGGATCTTAACACAAAAACAGTCGTGCACATCTTCACGCACACGTTCACGGGCGAGATGTTTCCTTACGTGTACACTCAGAGTTCAGTCCCACTGAAGATCATGACACGCAAGGCTTCCGTGACGACAGCGTTTGACAGGTAA